In Mustela erminea isolate mMusErm1 chromosome 20, mMusErm1.Pri, whole genome shotgun sequence, the sequence ACCTAATTTTTAGATGAGCACTGCATAACTATTGCTTTGAAGTATTAATCTGAGGACACCAGGCCTCTGCttctgctggggggcagggggtgtcctCCCCAACCATCGGGACACCCCAGGCCTTGGGGGTCCACATGTGTGTGAACATCTCCTCCCTTCTTCAGTCAGCTCCTGTGTCCTTAGACCTGACCCTGGTCCCAGTCCTGCCAAGGGACACACCAAGTGGGGTTGAGGGCCAGTCTAACCGGGGGAATGGCAGTGTGGACACAGGTTGGGTAGGAGCAGCCAGGCTGGATGCAATCTGCTCAAGAGGTCGGGAGGTGGGGCAGAGCTGGCCACAAAGGAGCCCTGTGTCTCTCAGGGACAGGCTTGCCTGTTTCCCCTGatcacccaggctccctgcagcagcagcagcacgagGGGCCTTCCCTGCTCAAGCATCGGCACCCACTCTGGGAAGTGGGCAGGAGTCCCACGGGTGACTCCTGCGGTCACTGTCAGCCAGTCTGTGCTCCCAGCGGGACAGGGCTGACAGTGGGGCTGATGGTGATATTTCATAGGCACGGTCTGCTGACAGAATGAGCCCTTCATCTTCAGCAAACTCATGCTTGCCTCTAGACCAGACTGGCAGGTTGAACCAGTCCTTTCATCGCCTCTTGGAGAGGAGTTTCTAAGTCAAGAACTTCAGGGTCTCAGAAGCTGTTGATTCTGAGggaaaccaaataaaaacatcCCCTTCTGATCTTATGAGGACATGGACGCCACCCAACATGTTTTCTGTACAGAGAtctcttttaagactttatttttaggtCATCTCTAGGTCTACCGTGGGGCTGGAACGCACAGCTCCGAGACTGAGTTGCACGCTCCACTGACCAAGCTAGCTGGGTGCTGCTCTTTATACTGGGACCCCAGCTTCCAGACCCCGAGCCCGCATCCTCTCTTGTCTCCAATCCTGTGGGGCGGACTCACACGGCAGGCACATGGATAGTGACGTGCCACTAGTGGGGGATGAGGACCAGCCCAGAGGGTCCGAGCTGCTGTCCGCAAGGGCAAACACCATCCCGAAGCCAGTGCCTCACTGGACCTGTCATGCAGCAGGACAGTAAGAGATGTTTGCGGAATGGAAGTTCATAGCTGTccagagaagtcagagaaggaggagCAAAAGAAGTGTGTAGAGCGTGTGAACCTTGCTAAACAAGGTCTCCTCCCACTTCCGCATAGTGTCCTGCACCGTGGGATGCTAGTTCTCAGTATCGCCAGGAAGGCTGGTGAATTATTTGGGGATAGGCATTTAttgtgaataaaaaaaatttccttcaacGACAGATACTGCACATGGAGGGCCAGGACTCCAACCTAATGACTCATCTCTCAGTCTCGAATACACGCAGCTATTTGGACCCTAGTAAAAACCGTTCACAACCCCCCAAGACACACTCCTCAGCTTTCCTCCATCCGCGGGTACGTTAGTGCCCAAAGTACGGGTCTGCCTGGGACGGGCGTTATTTCCTCCAGCTTCTAGAGCTAAGCCAGAGTTGCTCCTCCTGCCTAACCGAGGGAGTGCTTCCATATCAAGAGAGAGTATCCGCGTGTCCCTTCGGCTCGCTGAGTAGCAGACGCAGCTGCTGCCTCCAGGGTCACCACACCTGGCAGGACTGGATCACCTCCTTCAAGGCCTTCAGCCCCTCCACACTCCTGTCCTTCACAGCCAGGGCCAGGAGGACCGCTCTGTTTCCAGCCTCCTGAGACACAAACGTCACCAGGTTCTTTGCAAAGACGTGGATGAGAGGCTGgtaaaggggaggagagaaaccaTTTTAATTGTGACAAATCTGTTTTCCTTAGTGCCTTCACAGAGTGTCCCTCAGGAACCCTCCTGACTTCCTGCACCCTCAATAATCAACCCCCTCCATGTAAGTTCAATGCAACACTGGTTTAGCGTTCAACCGACTTCAGAACACTCCAGTCCTAAACAAAACACCAGAGAGGCACCATTACACTCATTTCCGTGGTGCCTTATGATTCCTTGCTCTCTTCTGGCGGGCTGTCATCCAGAAGGAATCATGGAAGGTATTCTACAGGGCTGGCGTGGGGTCTGTCAAATCTCACCAGCTCCAAGGTCGCACGAGAGGGTCAAATTTTACAAAATCAGTACTGCCTCTCTGCTAGATAAAACACTGATATGCTGGGGAAAGCATGCACCAAGGGCAGGCCAAGTGCCCTCACAGCTACATAGGCCTCAGAAAACAATGTGGAGCCTGCAGGCTCCAGACCCTACTCACAACCCGCAGCCACACAAGCAGTTTTCCCTCCAGCATGGGGTCCCCTTCCCACCACTTTACCTCGTCCTGCCCAAGAAGGACTTTGGTGGTGAGCACGGGCTTGCTGATGTCACCAGCCACGGTGCTGGGCTCCAGGGAGACCAGGGTACCCATCTTCCCGAACTGGGTCACCACCACCAGGATGTGACTGTTGAAGGATGTGCAGACCACCTGCGTGGGGACCCCACACACCACTTCCGTCTTCTGTTTGGAAGTCAGCAAGGGTTTGCCTTCCATGGATGGGTCTTTTCAGTGGCACTTTAATGTTTACCaagcaaagagaggaaaaaaggtcACTCAAACCGTGTCGGAGGTGCTCGTGCTCCAGCATTAGCACCGCCTGGTATTCGCACAGAGGCACAAGCACGCCCACCCGAGCAAACCCACCCGAGCAGGCGCCCGCGCGAGCCCGCCGCCTTCACCGGCGGCCCTCAGAAGCCGCTCCAGGGCGCGCGTGTGCAGACGTGCGGGCTGCGCCGAGAAGGCGGGCCATCGGGGCACTCGCGGGTCTCTGTCCCCGGACCAGGCTCTATGCCCACCCGCCACAGGCGCACAAGCCCGGGCTCCAGCAGGTGGCCGCGCCCCCGCCGTCCTCTGAGCGTCCCCTTCCGCTTGGGAAAACGACCGCTCCCGCAGGACAGGGAAGCACCCCCGCGCGGGCTAAGGGCAGAGGGCGGCGGGAGGCCGGGGGCCCCGCGGGGCGCCCTCGTTACCCATCCCACCCGCCATGCCGCCCGCGCTCACCGCGCCGCGCCCGGAAGTGACGCACGGTGGGCGAGGCGGGCCCGCCCCCGCAGGGGCCCCGCCCACCGGCCCTGAGTCCCCTCCACCGGAAGTGCGCCTGGGGGTTTCCGGTCCCGGCGGGGTCTCTGGCTCGTCAGCGGTGCGGTTCCGCGCTGCGGAGAGGGGCCCGCGGTACTGGGCGAGGGGCTGCATCCCCCACCCGCGAGTCTCGGCCACTCGGCCTCTGGCTGCTCCCCCGGGGTGTCCTCGGTGGTCGGGGGGGCTGCCTGGCTGTGGGTTCCCTACCCCACATGGCGGCCCTGGGGCTGTGGGAGCGGAGCAGTGCGGAGGTCGCCCCGCGGAGAGCGGGCACAGGGACTTGGGTGTGTCCGGCGGGAGTCCCATCCCGGAGCCAGGGCACGGGGTGTCCTGCTGACCCGGGCGGGGATGCGGGGACGGCGCGGTGGCGCCACGGCGAGGCCGAGGCCGTAGGGctccggggcgggggcggctctTGTGGGGGCGAGCCCTTCGTCCCCTCTCCCGGGGACCCCAGCCCTTCCTGGGCGAGCTGCGGGGCGGAGGCGAGCCCTCCCCACTCTGCCGAGGTAGTCTGCAGGGCAAGCTTACCGCCCCACTCCCCGGGGGCACCCAGCtctgcgtgtgtgagtgtgtgtgtgtgtgtgtgtgtgtgtgtgcgcgctcgcGCGCGCAGGCGCACGCGAGCCCTCCATCCCACTCTCCCGTGGGCCCCAGCCCTGGGGGGCCATCTGAGCCAGCCTTCCGGCTCCCATCCATCAGATTCCTCAGGCTGCGGTGGGTGACGGGCATTGTGCAAAGTGTCCTGTAGACAGGCTGTTCAGGTTGGGAAAGCTTGCCCCGGGTCCTAAAGCTGGTAAGGGTTGGATCCGGGCTTCTGTTGCTCGCCCTGAGTTACTGGTCTGAGGGCTCTGCGCCCAGGTGCCCAGATAGGGGGAGAAGGGGCCAGGGTGGCCCCTGTGGCAAGAGGATGTCTGGTCCACCCCCTCCTCTGACAGCCCCCGAGGGCTCATCCTTTCTCCACGCTGGCAGTGTGTTGTCAGGGTGGGGGAGTCTTGCACTGATACTGGGGTAGCTTGAGCCTGCAGACCCCTCCTTATGTGAGTGACAGCACttcagcacccccccaccccgaggccTTGCCCTCCAGTTTCCTGACAGCCCCTGCGGGGGCGCGGTTCCCCTCCACCTGGTCTGCCCACCCCACTGAGCCCTGTAGGAAGCCTTGGCATCCCTAATCTTTGCTTTAATGACTCCTTAGACAACCCGTGTCAAGTCCAATGAAGCATGTGCCTTCCAAAACGATTTctggtggcttaaaataaaaggcatgtatacaaaacattatcaaaatagaaataaaaatcaaaaggaacCCGCTTTTGAGCTTTCTTGCAGCAGGCTCACAGAGGGAAAGATTATGACTTTCCAGGTGCCAATACTCAAAAAGGAGGAAGGGTATCAATTTCTCTGGAGAGTGTTTTTGTTGGGGCTAAATTTAAACCCACATCCACCCACACACACCTCAAAGCAAATGGCCAATTCCTTGCTCTGCGGTGGGAAACATTCCAAAGGCGAGTTTACTGCTGTTCACCTAATCACGCATTCTCTCTATGCAAATAGACAAgtttgacacccccccccccaaaacccaacTCTGACATAAAGTTCTCACCATAAAAGATGAGCAAGAGCAGAGCGGCGGGTGTCTTGATGACACTTAAGCAGTTATGTCAGTGTCTGTCGCCTGTATGTTGGTCTAGATCTGGGGAAGAGGCTGCATATGAAAGAAAGGAGCTGGAAAGTCTAGGAGGGGCTTCCTGGCAGCGGGAGTGGATGTGTGGGCAGGACGTGGGCACTTAGAGTAACCCGGCCCAGCTCATTGCCTGCAGTTGGCCGTTCTCCAGAAGGAGGCCAATTCCCTTAAGTGAGTTCACTTAAAATGAGAGCTAAGTAGCAATAGTGTCACCGGTGGGGCAGAAGGGTTCGAGAATTTATCTTAAAAAGTGGTGACcaaagaaaatatcttgaaattgTCTTGTATTCAAGGAATTCTAGGTTATGAATGCCATCCTCTGTTAATTTGTGCCACCAAAGAACCAAGCGCTGGTTTGGCAGGGTCATAATTTTTCCAACAAATCCTCCAACAGCAACGTTCCCAGCTGTGTAGGGAAGAGGGTGGTCCAAGGGCGCCATCCATTTACCCCAGAGCCTCTCCTAATCTTGTGATATGCACGTCTGCCCTTGGAATGCTGTCCCCTCACCAGCCGGCCCCGCCGCCTGCCTGTCTGGCACTGCCAGGCCCTCCCACACTTGCCGCCACGTTCCCCGGTATTGACCTTCACCAGCTTTCTGAAATCTCGCATCTTTCCCCATGCGCCGCTCGCCCACAGCCTCACAGCGTGCTTTCCAGAACTTGCAGCTCTGTGCCCGTGCGTGGGGTAGGGGAGACGGAGGGGCACTTCAAGGGAGCCCAGTCTTGTAAACGGTCAATGCATTTGGGAAACGCTCTGTGTTGTGATGACTCTGTTTCCCTCCGTGGGCTCATGTGCCCAAGACGTCAGCCTTGGAAGTTTCCGGAATCTACCCCCTCGGCCCTTACTAACGGTGCCGTGGGGCAACTTTCCCTATGGGCCTCAGCTTCTTGGCTCAGAAATGGAGAGGCCACGTGTGCCGGCCTGGCAGTAGTGATTTCCTGGAACTTTATGGAATTAGCTCTGACTTTACGTATTTTCATACTTACTTACACATATGTGCATTCtttattacctttattattaATCATCTGTCTTCTCATCATCAGGTGAGTAACATCTTGCTTCCACATGCCGGGTGAGGAACGGCTTGAAAGCAAATCAGCCTCGGGGACTCCGAGACCCTTGACCGGCAGGTCTGCACGCTCCTTGCCTGCAGGAGGCTCTCTGAGCTGCTGTCCCCGGGTCTGCCAGAGGGAGGGTCTCTGCTGTccatgctcccccccccccagccccgtcTGCCCCAGCGAGGGACTCTGCTGCGGCCCGGGAGTCTGACCAAGGGAGGGGCTCGTAGACACAGCAGTGTCTACACCGGCAGTGAGCTGGTGTGACAGGTGGAGGTGTTACTTGTGGAAATGATTGCCCCTCTCACGTGTCCCGGCCAGTCTCCTATGAGGACCTGGGGATTCGGAGAGCTGGAGATCATGCCTGTGATGCAGGCCCGAGACACGGCATCAGATAAGTGCATTTTACCCCCGTGAGGCGGTGGAGACTTAGGACTGCATGAGGGGAGGTGTTTCCATTAGGGtgcttccaggcagaggggacagacACCTTTGCTCCAAAGGAGGACAGACGGGCTCACTGGGCAGCTGGGAAGTCCCAGGCACTCCGAcaaatctctccatctctcaactCCAAGATTGCTGTCGCTTTCTTCCCCACAATCTCCGGGGAACATCCAGGCCAGTCTCCCTAGACCAGCCTGGGCCACACGCCTGTCTCTGAACCAACCACCCTGTGGAAACTTGGGGAAACGAGCTCATGTACGAGCAGCTCCCCCAACACATGAGAGTCAGCCAGTCCTTGTCAGCAACCACATCGAAGGAGATCATAATGGACCCAACCATCTGAGCGCCCCACCCTCCCAACCGCCCGGAAACCATGCACCCGCTTTGTGTTTCCACAGATTTGCCCATGTGGACATCGCCAgcaagcccctcccccccccagcaAGCCACGTGGCCTTCGTGGCTGGCTCCATCCACTCAGCACAGTGTGGACCAGGGTCATGCACGCCCCTCGGGCACTGGGGGCTTCTCTCCTTCGGACAGACCAGCTCTTGGTTGCTCGGTAACTGAGACGATTCAACGAGGTCACATGCAAGGGCCTGGTGGACACCCCAGCTGCCTTCCCTTCACGGGACCTCGTGCGACTGGTGGTCTTTGCACTGGGGGCGTATGTGGGGAGCTGACATCATCTCATGGCCATGTTTACCCATCTGCCCGGTCCCCTAATGCCCCCAAGATGGCTCGGGAGACATCTAACTGCGGGCCCTGATGCTGCCAAGGCTGTGAGGTCCTCATGCCTTGATCCTGTCCCTGGGGAAAGGTGGTGGTGTTTTGGAAGATTCCCCGGGCAGGTTAGGACAGAGTGGGCATGAGAAGCCCCAGGGGTGGCAAGGGCAGGCACGTGGGCATGTCCACCTCACAGCCATCTGCGAATCTGAGTGGTGTCCCAGCTGCCGCCAAGGCTGGGGACACCCTGCCTTGGGGGGTCCCACATTTACCCCAGCCCACGTCtgccctttctgtgcctcagcaGGGAGTGATGCCATGCATGACGGTCACGGACACCCTCGAACACACAGTGGCACGGAATCAGAAGCGGTTCTAATTAGGGTTCTCCACAAGACAGAAATTACCTTCAGCAGCACCCGGTTTTCtggaaaaacaatgaacaattaacttttttttttccaaaccaggCTTatccaagcagagggaggggggctggggatATAAGAAACACAGGCCGCCAAGGTTttcggagaaaaaaaaaaagattaaagacaaCCAATCGAcaattgcatatattttattacaaaaacaaaactccgGGTGtctgtgaaattcaaatttttccCAAGGGAAATTAATGAATACCATTAAAACTGAGTCCAGTTTATAAGGATCTGGGGAGCGGTTCCTCCAGAAAGGGGATAAATCCTCTTCCCAGGGAGCATTTAAAGATCTTTTCTGGAACGTCTGCAGCACAGGGTAAGAAGGAGCAACATCATTTTCCCGTGGAGGCCGGTGGTGTTCCCCGTTGGGTGTAGCCTCCGCTCAGCCGTGGGAGGCAAGGGCTGTGTGGGCTACCCGGTCCCAAGCTTCAGAGTTTTATGTCGGTGGGACTGTTTTCACTTAACGCCGcacaataaacattaaaaaaaccccTTGTTTTTGGATCCGGTTCCCTGCCCGCCTGGACCCGGGAGCTCTGGACGGCGCGTTGACCCCCCTCGAACTCAGTAAAGCTTGGCCGGTATAACGTTCTGTTCCCAGAACGAGACTTTCTGGCCTCCTTAGAAATGCTGACAACGGCCTTGCACCCACGTATTTGTTTAGCTCCttaataaatgaaaccttaatcCATGCCCAATTTCGGGAAGGCTTTCTTTCAATAATTTAAGCGGTTATTTCCCCCGGCGTGGAACCTGTTGCAAAGCTCGCCTGTCCGCATGGAGGCCCGGCTTCCGCTCTGTTTCCAACCAGAAGAGGGAAGCCAGTGCTGAGTGTCACGGGGCCTCAAAACACGCTTGTTGGACCTGACCGcattcggggtgggggggtctgccAAGCCTCGGCTCGAGGGGCTGGGGCTCAGGAGCCAGGAGGACGAGGTTGAGGGAAGTTGGGTCTCCAGGGTGGGCTCACCTGCGGCCTTGGaccattcccttcccctccctgggcctccagctataaaccctcaactctaaaATGGGCACATGGGCCATGTGgcccccaggtgcctctcattCAGTCTTAACGGCTGCGCAGCACGGGAGGGGCGGGCCCTGGAGGAAGAGGCAGCCCAGAGACTGTGGCAGAAGGGACCCGGCAGGGACCGGATGGAGCTGCCCGGGAAGGCGGGAGGTGGCCTCATGGCTCTGAAGACTGTGCCACGTCTGTGGACTGCTCCACTGCTCCAGGTGGAGGCCCGAGGAGGGCCGACCTCGGCTTGAGGACCTGCCGACCAGAGACTCCGGGACCGCGCCTGGGAGGTAGTAAGTCTGCTCCCTTTCAAGGGGATGGAGACCAGGTGCTCGGTCGGCTGGGGTATGGGCGGGATATCTGCATTTGGGGGGCTGGACGCAGTGTTTGGGTGGATTTTGAGTCCAAACTGCCTGTAGTTCTGTGCATGCAGAACTGATAACACAGGGAGACACTTAGTCCTGCTGGAAGGTTCCAGATGCAACAAGACGCAGACCTGAGCCAAGTAAGGACCGGCTGCGTGCAAGGCTGGCGGGAACGTGGGATGTCACGGGCACTCTGGAGAGCGGGTTAGCGGTTCCCTGGAGAGGTGACCACCACCTCCCATGTGTCCCGGCAGGGCCATTCCTCGGTCTACAGCCCAGCAAAAGACCCCCATGCACCCCACGCGCCCTCGGCAGGGGCGTGCCGACACAGAGGGGTGCGTCCATGTGATGGGAGGCTGCTGTGTATTCGCAAGAGGTGAAGGACTTAGTGGTGCCTGCAACAGCACGGGGGGACCCCCAAAGCCTGTGCTGAGAGCAAGGAGC encodes:
- the PSMG3 gene encoding proteasome assembly chaperone 3, producing the protein MEGKPLLTSKQKTEVVCGVPTQVVCTSFNSHILVVVTQFGKMGTLVSLEPSTVAGDISKPVLTTKVLLGQDEPLIHVFAKNLVTFVSQEAGNRAVLLALAVKDRSVEGLKALKEVIQSCQVW